The stretch of DNA gttttgcttatgtatttatatagataaggctaccgcattgatatataaataactgtattgaaagtaaaataagaagaaaacaagaatatacccgccactagaaatgaccctttttagcaggtgtctaacgagcttgcggactcctcctactcaagcccaggtagcggataagggagtgtcattgttctctaaatctctatatgtatgttcgtacttttgctttccctataaattgtaagaaacctctctcaataaatcagtcctctgaggaagtaacacgaaactagtcaggacttaagtgtatattccgtattttcattttccctgtggttcttctgcatctgagcatcacgttttcctgtgatttttacgcatatatatatatatatatatatatatatatatatatatatatatatataattttatacatatatatatatataaatatatatatatatatatatatatatacatatatatatatacatataattatatatatatatatatatatatatatatatatatatatatatatttatatataattatatataaatgtatatatatatttataggtatatgtatataaaattacatatatatttataaataatatatatatataaatattcttataaatatgtatatagatatatatacacatataaaaatacatatatatatatatataaatagatatatataaacatatatattaatgttttagatatatatatgtatatatatatatttaatatatttaatatatttatatatatatatatatatatatatatatatatatatgtatatatatttacatatatataatatacatatatatatatatatatatatttatataaatatttatatatatatatatatatatatatatatatatatatgtctatatatatatatatatatatatatatatatatatatatatatatatatatatatgcaaatatatttaaaatatatatatatatatatatatatatatatatatatatatatatatatatatatatatatatatatatatatatatatatatatatatatatatatatatatatatatatatatgcaaatatatttaaaatatatatatatatatatatatatatatatatatatatatatatatatatatacatataaacaaatatatatacatatatatatctatacacatttatatatataataatatctatatatataaatatatatatacatacatacatatatatatacatacatatatatatacatacatacatatatatatacatacatacatatatatatacatacatacatatatatatacatacatacatatatatatacatacatacacatatatatacatacatacatatatatatacatacatacacatatatatacatacatacatatatatacatacatacatatatatatatacatacatatatatatatacatacatatatatatatacatacatatatatatatacatacatatatatatatacatacatatatatatatacatacatatatatatatacatacatatatatatatacatacatatatatatatacatatatatatatatatatacatatatatatatatatacatatatacatatatatatatatatatatacatatatatatatatatacatatatatatatatacatatatatatatatacatatatatatatatatacatatatatatatatacatatatatatatatatatatacatatatacatttatatatatatatacatttatatatatatatttatatatatacatttatatatatatatttatatatatatatttatatatatatatttatatatatatatatatatatatttatatatatatatttatatatatatatttatatatatatattttatatatatattttatatatatattttatatatatattttatatatatattttatatatatattttatatatatattttatatatatattttatatatatattttatatatatattttatatatatattttatatatatatatgtatatatataaattgatatttatatttatataattatatatttatatatatattctatatatatgtctatatatgtatatatatatatatatatatatatatatatatatatatatgcaaatatatttaaaatatatatatatatatatatatatatatatatatacatataaacaaatatatatacatatatatctatacacatttatatatataataatatctatacatatacatatacatatacatatacatatacatatacatatacatatacatatacatatacatatacatatacatatacatatacatatacatatacatatatatatatattctatatatatatatatatatatatatatatatatatgaatatattaattaatatatataactatatctaaatatatataaagatatatatatatatatatatatatatatgtatatatgaatatatatatataaatatatatatatatatatatatatatatatataactatgtatatatatgtaaatatatataaagatatttatatatataagtatatatatatatattatgacatgcctaagctgaatgtcctcgtattcagtggtaaatactttagcttaaagatggccttagctaacactcagtaggaagcataataaaaataatattccaccaaaataaaatccaaactgtgcgaaaccatggtcgggtgaacgaaactcagcaatctcttattataattattaataactaattatacaaattaacattaattacttaacacttatacatgaacgaaattgtttcaacaaaacacttcactataataattaaacatatggcaaatagttcaataattcaacacaattcaacatatctaaataacaaaatacacttagtaataggagaaagagccacgaacactgtcttcagaacaggaagaatacacctaacttaacaagaaatttgaagtaccaaagtaaacaaaactaagaacataaaggaggaataacgggaaaagagactttgctctggacaaggaaggatgaaagttaagaaagcaatcaacagagggcgtgcataaagaaagtaagaaaatactaaaaacagtttataatattcattatgtacaatagtggagtgaaaacttgacaattcccccccactaagatgggtccatagcggtggatccagctgaagatgctgatggaaggcgtgacaaggtgtctgcaatggtgttgttggttcccttgatgccttgaagctgaatattaaaggtgccaaggatgtaagaccaccgcaagagtttcagatttttgagtctggcacggttgaggaacgtgagaggtcggtgatcagtaaagacaatgacccgacgatgaccttcaagataaggttggaagtgttgtaaagaagctacTATCGCATAAAGCTCCTTCTCCacggtagcccatctggtttgtgctcctctgaaaaatctcgagtgataggctactggtaggtaatgcagtgttggaatacagctggtgtcattaggagcataagattgcagaagtacagctccataacctgtgccactggcgtctacctgtaataaaaattcctttgagaagtctggtgcccttaaaattggtttagagatcaagatacctttaagctgATTGAAAAGATTGTCTAATTCCTTAGTCCAAACAAAGGttactttgttagatagtagtgcatataatggagcagcaagaattgcgaaatttttaatgaatttggaataataagagaccatacctaaaaaggtcttaagttgagattttgaaaggggtacaggtatattcattacactctcaatattagcatcttttggcattatttctccactgcccaaataatgaccaaggtatacaaccttagcttgcccaaatgaactcttggctaagttgATGGTGAGACCTACAGTACGTAGTCGTGTAAACAGATTTGAGAGTGTGTgcagatgttcctcccaagtcatgtttgctatgacTATATCGTCCAAGTATACATAGACATTAGGCaaatctctgattacctctgccatcagcctctgaaatgtagcaggggcattagagagcccaaaaggcataaccacatattcaaataggccaaagggtgttacaaaagcagagattgattgggcctttggggtcagttttacctgatagtacccttttagtaaatcaatctgagtcaaaatctttgaattacttatattgtctaaaatatcattgatccgtggcaaaggaaaagaatttttaatggtgaccttattcagtctgcggtagtctgtacatagtcgtaacttaccgtttgctttaggtacaagtatacaaggtgaagcccaaggggaggtacttgggactgctaacttgtgatctatcaagtactgtacctctgaccttaaggattcaagcttctttcctatcgctctgtaaaatggttgtctgatgggctgtgttcccggctccagcaagatgtcatgttgaatgaggttacaggttcctggatcatcagtgcacaagtcctgaaaactggttagtaaggagtttagttctttgctttcatttgtagacaagtgtgataagaaggagtcaagcttacccattatcttagagttagttaaatcactaatATTAATCAGTTCTGGATCTTCATCAGGGTCTTCATTAGTAGTAACAGGATAGTCAtctttagacctaagagttgaggtagtcaccaatgttactcgaggtggtccactatttactctactttggtaccgcttcaacaagttcacatgaaccaattgtgtgtccttcctcctatctggggtactaattacatagtttaccttagaaagacgttctaggactgtatatgggccggcaaacttctctctcaatggagctcctggaattggatggtataaaagtacctggtcacctttctggaactcccttaa from Palaemon carinicauda isolate YSFRI2023 chromosome 5, ASM3689809v2, whole genome shotgun sequence encodes:
- the LOC137641551 gene encoding uncharacterized protein isoform X2: MEGLQPFEGFICDVAVNGTSLKCLRDSGSSQSILADLGSKNLTYTREFVTISDLTSSRTLPLAEVEIVSPYFTGKAKVAVLKQALPCSPVELILGNDLAGSQVKTNFISSDPDFVIQEESKSIESPPAITQVVTRNTSRAGHLKSESKTTGRTMEALDLVNVGKKEFTELQKEDPSLSELWKKVRIPDENPKLPYFYVNKGILCRHFRSPQINSNHTWRDCHQIVIPQPLRLSLLDLAHSAESHLGVNKTYKRVSEDYYWPGLGKDIKSYVASCHHCQVTGQPNQRIPPAPLQNVLVPKTPFYKLIIDCVGPLPKTKRGNEYILTAMCPTSRYPLAFAIKNINAKTILLNLRKIFTVLGFPYELQCDQGTNFTSHVFKQTMHTLNIHNVNSSIYHPQTNGALERFHQTLKNLLRKYSSETANHWDEDLDLLMYVFRCTPHDSTGISPFEALFGRRPRTVLGMVKENILHQKPEETTNTLQYIKDLKSKFHQINDLVCSNLLSSQQVMQQQGNKKARLREFQKGDQVLLYHPIPGAPLREKFAGPYTVLERLSKVNYVISTPDRRKDTQLVHVNLLKRYQSRVNSGPPRVTLVTTSTLRSKDDYPVTTNEDPDEDPELINISDLTNSKIMGKLDSFLSHLSTNESKELNSLLTSFQDLCTDDPGTCNLIQHDILLEPGTQPIRQPFYRAIGKKLESLRSEVQYLIDHKLAVPSTSPWASPCILVPKANGKLRLCTDYRRLNKVTIKNSFPLPRINDILDNISNSKILTQIDLLKGYYQVKLTPKAQSISAFVTPFGLFEYVVMPFGLSNAPATFQRLMAEVIRDLPNVYVYLDDIVIANMTWEEHLHTLSNLFTRLRTVGLTINLAKSSFGQAKVVYLGHYLGSGEIMPKDANIESVMNIPVPLSKSQLKTFLGMVSYYSKFIKNFAILAAPLYALLSNKVTFVWTKELDNLFNQLKGILISKPILRAPDFSKEFLLQVDASGTGYGAVLLQSYAPNDTSCIPTLHYLPVAYHSRFFRGAQTRWATVEKELYAIVASLQHFQPYLEGHRRVIVFTDHRPLTFLNRARLKNLKLLRWSYILGTFNIQLQGIKGTNNTIADTLSRLPSASSAGSTAMDPS